A single genomic interval of Arachis duranensis cultivar V14167 chromosome 7, aradu.V14167.gnm2.J7QH, whole genome shotgun sequence harbors:
- the LOC107458301 gene encoding probable N-acetyltransferase HLS1-like isoform X1, producing MEFKEFIIRSYEGQSDRAQVEDLERRCKVGPSETMLDSMGDPISRIRNSPMYIMLVAEMDHELVGFIQGSIKVVTLKCHPPKGIAKVGYVLGLRVAPQTRRKGIGSSLIQRLEEWFNSNDVDYAYVATEKENHASISLFMNKFGYTKFRTPAILVNPVNNHHSFRISSNIDIAKVNIDKAESLYRRFMGTTEFFPSDIENVLRNKLSLGTWVATFKWENASFGLNGPNIGQVPKTWAMLSVWKSGDIFKLSIGRAPNSCLFFTKSWSLVDKIFPCFGLSTIPDFFSPFGFYFMYGVYHEGPCSGKLVRALCKFVHNMVSKSKDENCNKIIVAEVGGRDEELNNHIPHWKLFSCPDFWCIKALQSEGKNTFHELVTDTQPRSLFVDPREV from the exons aTGGAATTCAAGGAATTCATAATCAGAAGCTATGAGGGTCAATCTGATAGAGCCCAGGTTGAAGATCTTGAAAGAAGGTGCAAGGTAGGTCCATCAGAAACCATGCTAGACTCCATGGGTGACCCCATCAGTAGGATCCGGAACAGCCCCATGTACATCATGCTG GTGGCAGAGATGGATCATGAATTGGTTGGTTTCATTCAAGGCTCTATAAAAGTGGTAACACTAAAGTGTCATCCACCAAAGGGTATTGCAAAGGTTGGTTATGTCTTAGGCCTAAGGGTAGCCCCACAAACTAGGAGAAAAGGCATTGGTTCAAGCCTAATCCAAAGGCTAGAAGAATGGTTCAATTCCAATGATGTGGACTATGCATATGTGGCCACAGAGAAAGAAAACCATGCCTCAATAAGCCTCTTCATGAACAAATTTGGTTACACCAAGTTTAGGACCCCAGCTATACTTGTGAACCCTGTCAACAATCACCACTCATTTAGAATCTCTTCCAACATTGACATTGCTAAAGTCAACATTGACAAAGCTGAGTCTCTTTATAGAAGATTCATGGGGACCACTGAATTTTTCCCTAGTGACATTGAAAATGTGCTTAGGAATAAGCTTAGTTTGGGAACATGGGTAGCTACTTTCAAATGGGAAAATGCAAGTTTTGGGCTTAATGGGCCTAATATTGGACAAGTCCCCAAAACTTGGGCCATGCTTAGTGTATGGAAAAGTGGGGATATTTTCAAGTTAAGCATTGGAAGAGCTCCAAATTCTTGCTTGTTTTTTACAAAGAGTTGGAGCTTAGTGGACAAAATTTTCCCATGCTTTGGGCTATCAACTATACCTGATTTTTTCAGCCCATTTGGGTTTTATTTCATGTATGGGGTTTACCATGAAGGCCCATGTTCAGGGAAGCTTGTTAGGGCCTTGTGCAAATTTGTTCACAACATGGTCTCAAAGTCCAAGGATGAGAATTGCAACAAGATCATTGTGGCTGAAGTTGGTGGAAGAGATGAAGAGCTCAACAATCATATCCCACATTGGAAATTGTTCTCTTGCCCTGATTTTTGGTGCATTAAGGCCTTGCAATCTGAAGGGAAGAACACATTCCATGAATTAGTAACTGACACCCAACCAAGATCCCTCTTTGTAGACCCAAGAGAGGTTTAA
- the LOC107458301 gene encoding probable N-acetyltransferase HLS1-like isoform X2, whose product MDHELVGFIQGSIKVVTLKCHPPKGIAKVGYVLGLRVAPQTRRKGIGSSLIQRLEEWFNSNDVDYAYVATEKENHASISLFMNKFGYTKFRTPAILVNPVNNHHSFRISSNIDIAKVNIDKAESLYRRFMGTTEFFPSDIENVLRNKLSLGTWVATFKWENASFGLNGPNIGQVPKTWAMLSVWKSGDIFKLSIGRAPNSCLFFTKSWSLVDKIFPCFGLSTIPDFFSPFGFYFMYGVYHEGPCSGKLVRALCKFVHNMVSKSKDENCNKIIVAEVGGRDEELNNHIPHWKLFSCPDFWCIKALQSEGKNTFHELVTDTQPRSLFVDPREV is encoded by the coding sequence ATGGATCATGAATTGGTTGGTTTCATTCAAGGCTCTATAAAAGTGGTAACACTAAAGTGTCATCCACCAAAGGGTATTGCAAAGGTTGGTTATGTCTTAGGCCTAAGGGTAGCCCCACAAACTAGGAGAAAAGGCATTGGTTCAAGCCTAATCCAAAGGCTAGAAGAATGGTTCAATTCCAATGATGTGGACTATGCATATGTGGCCACAGAGAAAGAAAACCATGCCTCAATAAGCCTCTTCATGAACAAATTTGGTTACACCAAGTTTAGGACCCCAGCTATACTTGTGAACCCTGTCAACAATCACCACTCATTTAGAATCTCTTCCAACATTGACATTGCTAAAGTCAACATTGACAAAGCTGAGTCTCTTTATAGAAGATTCATGGGGACCACTGAATTTTTCCCTAGTGACATTGAAAATGTGCTTAGGAATAAGCTTAGTTTGGGAACATGGGTAGCTACTTTCAAATGGGAAAATGCAAGTTTTGGGCTTAATGGGCCTAATATTGGACAAGTCCCCAAAACTTGGGCCATGCTTAGTGTATGGAAAAGTGGGGATATTTTCAAGTTAAGCATTGGAAGAGCTCCAAATTCTTGCTTGTTTTTTACAAAGAGTTGGAGCTTAGTGGACAAAATTTTCCCATGCTTTGGGCTATCAACTATACCTGATTTTTTCAGCCCATTTGGGTTTTATTTCATGTATGGGGTTTACCATGAAGGCCCATGTTCAGGGAAGCTTGTTAGGGCCTTGTGCAAATTTGTTCACAACATGGTCTCAAAGTCCAAGGATGAGAATTGCAACAAGATCATTGTGGCTGAAGTTGGTGGAAGAGATGAAGAGCTCAACAATCATATCCCACATTGGAAATTGTTCTCTTGCCCTGATTTTTGGTGCATTAAGGCCTTGCAATCTGAAGGGAAGAACACATTCCATGAATTAGTAACTGACACCCAACCAAGATCCCTCTTTGTAGACCCAAGAGAGGTTTAA